From the Pseudomonas lalucatii genome, the window GGCCTCGCCGCGCGCCTGCTCGGCGAGGATACGCCCCCAGGGGTCGACGATGGCCGAGTGCCCGTGGGTCTCGCGGCCGCCCGGGTGGTGGCCGCCCTGGCCGGCCGCCAGCACATAGCACTGGGTCTCGATGGCCCGGGCGCGGATCAGCACCTGCCAGTGGGCCTCGCCGGTGACCGCGGTGAAGGCCGAGGGCGCGCTGATCAGTTCGGCCCCCGCCTCGCGCAGGGCGCCATACAGTTCAGGGAAACGCAGGTCGTAACAGACCGTCAATCCCAACCGCCCAACGGGCGTATCGGCCACCACCAGCCGGGCCCCGCAGGCGTAGTCGTCGGACTCGCGATAGCGGCCGCGGCTGTCGCCGACATCCACGTCGAACAGGTGCAGCTTGTCGTAACGCGCCACCCGCTCGCCCTGTTCGTCGACCAGCAGCGAACAGGCATGGGCCTTGGCCTCGGGCCGGCCGTCCGGCGGCAGGGGGATGGTGCCGGCGACTATCCATAACCTGAGGTCGCGGGCGGTCTGTTTCAACCACGGCAGGATCGGCCCCTCGCCCAGCGCCTCGCTGCGCCCCAGGGCCGCCAGGTCGCGATGGCCCATGGCGGCGAAGTTCTCCGGCAGCACCGCGAGACGGGCACCGGCCTGCGCAGCCCGTTCCAGCTGGACGCGGGCGCGGGCCAGGTTGGCGAGCACATCGTCCTGACTGACCAGCTGAATCACGGCAAGACTCATGGTTTCCACCTCGGGGACTCGGGCCAGTCCCAGCTTACAAGTCATGAGCACCGGCTGCATGACTTGTAAGCTGGGATCATTGCGGCTTCTCGAACGGTTTGTCGAAGGTGATCTTCGGGTCCGCCAGGTCGCCCTCGACGTCGTATTGCACGCTGGCGAAACGCGCCACCCGATCGCCGAGCAGCTTGTCGACCACGAACAGCGCCCCGCCGATGGCCGGGGCACCGACTATCAGCGCCGCCAGCGGCAGGTTGTTGGTCACCGGCAGGGTGACCAGCAACTTGGCGTCGATCTGCTGATTGACCATGTTCAGGGTACCGTTCAGCTCCAGGTTGCTCGACGGGCCGGTCAGGGTGATCGGCGTACGGGTGACGAACACCCCGTCGCGGGCGTCCAGCAGGCCGTTGACCCGGTCGTAGCTCAGGCCCTTGCCGAGCAGGTCGGAAAAGTCCAGGCGCAGGCGGCGGCCGATGGAATTGAAGTTGAGCAGGCCGAACACCCGCAGCGCCGACGCCGAGCCCTGCACCTCGGAGAACTGTCCGCTGCGCAGGGCGGCATCCATGCTGCCGGAGAAGCGCTTGAGGCTGAGCCAGGCCGGCGAGCCCGGCCAGCGGCCGTCGACGTCCAGGCGGAAGCGCTCGCTGCTGGCCGTCGGCGCGTAGCCCCAGGCCAGCAGCACGGCCGCCAGGTCCTGACCCTGCAGGCGGCCCTTGTACCAGCTGCTGCTGGCCCCCGGCGCCCCCTGCCAGCCGGCGTCGCCCCGCACCTGCAGGCCCTTGAGCTCCAGGCGCAGGTCGTCGAAGCGCACCCCGCCCGCGGCCGGCCGCACCTTCAGCGACCAGGCACCGAGCAGCTCCTGGCCCTGCAATACCCGGTCGATCTGCACGTCCAGGGCAGGAATCTGGCGCGGGTCGACGCGCTCCAGCGGGTCGGGCTTGTCCACGACCACCGCGCCCTTGGCCTCGGCCGGCGGCAGCCGCAGGTAGTCCAGCGCGACCGCGATCGGCCGTGCCGGCGCATCCGGCAGCCGCACCTGCCCCTTGAGCGTCTGGCTGTCCAGGCCCAGGGCCCAGGTTGCGCCGGCGCGCT encodes:
- a CDS encoding carbon-nitrogen hydrolase family protein, which produces MSLAVIQLVSQDDVLANLARARVQLERAAQAGARLAVLPENFAAMGHRDLAALGRSEALGEGPILPWLKQTARDLRLWIVAGTIPLPPDGRPEAKAHACSLLVDEQGERVARYDKLHLFDVDVGDSRGRYRESDDYACGARLVVADTPVGRLGLTVCYDLRFPELYGALREAGAELISAPSAFTAVTGEAHWQVLIRARAIETQCYVLAAGQGGHHPGGRETHGHSAIVDPWGRILAEQARGEAVLLAPRDAAEQAAIRRRMPVARHKRFFAAADPRLPGLE